Proteins found in one Thermaerobacter subterraneus DSM 13965 genomic segment:
- a CDS encoding adenylate kinase — protein sequence MRWIFLGPPGAGKGTQAARLAQRAGVPQIATGDMFRAAVREGTPLGLEAKRYMEAGQLVPDQVTLGLVRERLAQPDCRKGFLLDGFPRTVPQAEGLNEVLAGLGARLDGVLYFDVPDAVVVERLSGRRVCPACGATYHVRFEPPQVEGRCDRCGAELVQRSDDREETVRQRLAVYRQQTEPLVRYYREAGLLHTVDAGRPIDAVEAEIARITGVGA from the coding sequence GTGCGCTGGATCTTTCTCGGTCCGCCTGGCGCGGGGAAGGGAACCCAGGCGGCGCGTCTGGCCCAGCGGGCCGGCGTGCCCCAGATCGCCACGGGGGACATGTTCCGCGCGGCGGTGCGGGAAGGGACGCCGCTGGGACTGGAAGCCAAGCGCTACATGGAGGCCGGCCAGCTGGTGCCCGACCAGGTGACCCTGGGCCTGGTCCGGGAGCGGCTGGCGCAGCCCGACTGCCGCAAGGGGTTCCTGCTGGACGGGTTCCCGCGCACCGTGCCCCAGGCGGAAGGCCTCAACGAGGTGCTGGCAGGGCTGGGTGCCCGCCTGGACGGGGTCCTGTACTTCGACGTGCCCGATGCGGTGGTGGTGGAACGCCTCAGCGGCCGGCGCGTCTGCCCCGCTTGTGGGGCCACCTATCACGTCCGCTTCGAGCCGCCGCAGGTGGAGGGGCGCTGCGATCGCTGCGGTGCGGAGCTGGTGCAGCGCTCCGACGACCGGGAGGAGACGGTGCGGCAGCGGCTGGCGGTGTACCGCCAGCAGACCGAACCCCTGGTCCGCTACTACCGGGAGGCCGGCCTTCTCCACACGGTGGACGCGGGCCGGCCCATCGACGCGGTAGAGGCGGAGATCGCCCGGATCACGGGGGTTGGCGCATGA
- the map gene encoding type I methionyl aminopeptidase produces MIELKSEREIRYMREAGRIVAAVLRELAAALRPGITTAELDRLAERLIREAGAEPAFKGYQGFPASICTSINDEVVHGIPSPHRVIREGDLVSIDVGARYHGYYGDSAATFAVGEASPEARRLLEVTRESLARGIAAARAGNRLGDIGYAVQEYVEAAGFSVVRDYAGHGIGRAMHEDPQVPNYGQPGTGLRLRPGLVIAIEPMVNAGGHAVRTDPDGWTVRTADGSLSAHFEHTVLITAGGPEVLTGGAF; encoded by the coding sequence ATGATCGAGCTCAAGTCGGAGCGGGAGATCCGGTACATGCGGGAGGCTGGGCGGATCGTGGCCGCCGTCCTGCGGGAACTGGCGGCTGCCCTGCGCCCGGGGATCACCACGGCAGAGCTGGACCGGCTGGCCGAACGCCTGATCCGGGAGGCGGGGGCGGAACCGGCCTTCAAGGGCTATCAGGGCTTCCCGGCCAGCATCTGCACGTCCATCAACGACGAGGTGGTCCACGGCATCCCCAGCCCCCACCGGGTGATCCGGGAAGGGGACCTGGTCTCCATCGACGTGGGCGCGCGGTACCACGGCTACTACGGCGACTCGGCCGCCACCTTCGCGGTGGGCGAGGCCTCCCCCGAAGCCCGGCGGCTGCTGGAGGTGACCCGGGAATCCCTGGCCCGGGGGATCGCCGCCGCCCGCGCCGGCAACCGGCTGGGCGACATCGGGTATGCCGTGCAGGAGTACGTGGAGGCCGCGGGCTTCTCCGTGGTCCGGGACTATGCGGGCCACGGCATCGGGCGGGCCATGCATGAAGATCCCCAGGTGCCCAATTACGGGCAGCCCGGCACCGGCCTGCGCCTGCGGCCCGGCCTGGTGATCGCCATCGAGCCCATGGTCAACGCCGGCGGCCATGCGGTCCGGACGGACCCCGACGGCTGGACGGTGCGCACCGCCGACGGCAGCCTGTCCGCCCATTTCGAGCATACGGTGCTGATCACCGCCGGCGGGCCGGAGGTCCTGACGGGCGGCGCCTTCTGA
- a CDS encoding KOW domain-containing RNA-binding protein, whose amino-acid sequence MHQSIGQLVTSRAGRDQGRPYLVVGVLDDRFVLVADGDLRPADRPKRKNVRHLVFHHAWAEEIRQRLEAGQRPSNAELRRALSGLVAQYFGEKDSADQKPEVQGG is encoded by the coding sequence GTGCACCAGTCCATCGGGCAACTGGTCACATCCCGCGCCGGGCGCGACCAGGGGCGCCCGTACCTGGTGGTGGGCGTCCTGGATGACCGGTTCGTCCTGGTGGCCGACGGCGACCTGCGCCCGGCGGACCGGCCGAAGCGGAAGAACGTGCGCCACCTGGTGTTCCATCACGCCTGGGCGGAAGAGATCCGCCAGCGCCTGGAGGCCGGCCAGCGGCCCAGCAATGCCGAGCTCCGCCGGGCGCTAAGCGGCCTGGTGGCCCAGTACTTCGGGGAGAAGGACAGCGCGGACCAGAAGCCGGAGGTGCAAGGGGGGTGA
- the infA gene encoding translation initiation factor IF-1, with the protein MARKENVVEVQGTVVEPLPNGMFRVELDNGHKVMAHVSGKIRMHFIRILPGDRVTLELSPYDLTRGRITYRHRS; encoded by the coding sequence GTGGCACGCAAGGAGAACGTGGTGGAGGTCCAGGGGACCGTGGTGGAGCCCTTGCCTAACGGGATGTTTCGTGTAGAATTGGATAATGGCCATAAAGTCATGGCCCATGTCTCGGGCAAGATCCGCATGCATTTCATCCGTATTTTGCCCGGCGACCGCGTCACCCTGGAATTGTCTCCATACGATCTCACCCGGGGGCGCATTACCTACCGCCACCGGAGTTGA
- the rpmJ gene encoding 50S ribosomal protein L36 yields MKVRPSVKRICDKCKIIRRKGKVRVICENPKHKQVQG; encoded by the coding sequence ATGAAGGTCCGTCCGTCGGTCAAGCGCATCTGCGACAAGTGCAAGATCATTCGCCGCAAGGGGAAGGTGCGGGTGATCTGCGAGAACCCCAAGCACAAGCAGGTGCAGGGTTAA
- the rpsM gene encoding 30S ribosomal protein S13, whose protein sequence is MARIAGVDLPRDKRVEYALPYIYGIGLSRSREILAKAQVNPDTRVRDLTEDEINRLRAIIERDYKVEGELRSEVQRNIKRLMDIGCYRGLRHRRGLPVRGQRTKTNARTRKGPRRTVAGKKRPGKK, encoded by the coding sequence ATGGCCCGCATCGCAGGCGTCGACCTGCCGCGCGACAAGCGCGTCGAGTACGCGCTTCCTTATATTTATGGCATCGGCCTGTCCCGCAGCCGGGAGATCCTGGCCAAGGCCCAGGTGAACCCCGACACCCGGGTGCGGGATCTGACGGAAGACGAGATCAACCGCCTGCGCGCCATCATCGAGCGGGACTACAAGGTGGAGGGCGAGCTGCGCAGCGAGGTCCAGCGCAACATCAAGCGCCTGATGGACATCGGCTGCTACCGCGGCTTGCGTCACCGCCGTGGCCTGCCGGTGCGCGGGCAGCGCACCAAGACCAACGCCCGGACGCGCAAGGGACCGCGCCGCACGGTGGCCGGCAAGAAGCGGCCGGGCAAGAAGTAA
- the rpsK gene encoding 30S ribosomal protein S11, whose amino-acid sequence MARPGAPRRGGRRGAATRLRRKDRKNVERGIAHIRSTFNNTIVTITDLQGNAIAFGSGGTNGFTGSKKGTPYAAQLAAEQAAREAMEHGMREVEVWVKGPGPGREAAIRSLQATGLEVTAIKDVTPIPHNGCRPPKRRRV is encoded by the coding sequence ATGGCACGACCGGGCGCACCGCGCCGGGGTGGCCGCCGGGGGGCGGCAACCCGGCTGCGCCGCAAGGACCGGAAGAACGTGGAGCGGGGTATCGCCCACATCCGGTCGACCTTCAACAACACCATTGTCACCATCACCGACCTGCAGGGCAACGCCATCGCCTTCGGGTCGGGCGGCACCAACGGCTTCACCGGGTCGAAGAAGGGCACGCCCTATGCGGCCCAGCTGGCCGCCGAGCAGGCGGCCCGCGAGGCCATGGAGCACGGCATGCGCGAGGTGGAGGTTTGGGTGAAGGGCCCTGGTCCGGGTCGCGAGGCGGCGATCCGCTCCCTGCAGGCCACGGGCCTGGAAGTGACCGCCATCAAGGACGTCACCCCCATCCCCCACAACGGGTGCCGCCCGCCGAAGCGGCGCCGCGTCTGA
- a CDS encoding DNA-directed RNA polymerase subunit alpha translates to MSEMEKPTIQTVELSDDGTYGRFVVEPLERGYGITLGNALRRVLLSSLPGAAVTSVRIEGVLHEFSTLPGVVEDTTEIILNLKELAIKMYTDEPQVLRIEAQGEGEVRAADIITPPDVEIVNGDHLIATLEPDGRLFMEMTVQRGRGYVPADRNKDPDRSIGVIPVDSIFTPIRKVNFQVENTRVGKVTDYDRLTLEVWTNGTIAPDEAASQAAQILTDHLALFLTLTDQARGTGTAVEKEDDARAKLLEMSIDELDLSVRSYNCLKRAGINTIGELVEKTPEDMMRVRNLGKKSLEEVEEKLAALGLSLKQPED, encoded by the coding sequence ATGAGCGAGATGGAGAAGCCGACCATCCAAACGGTGGAGCTCAGCGACGACGGGACGTACGGCCGGTTCGTCGTCGAGCCGCTGGAGCGCGGGTACGGCATTACCCTCGGCAATGCCCTGCGCCGGGTCCTGCTTTCGTCCTTGCCCGGCGCGGCGGTCACCAGCGTGCGCATCGAAGGGGTGCTGCACGAGTTCTCCACCCTGCCGGGCGTGGTCGAGGATACGACGGAGATCATCCTCAACCTGAAGGAACTGGCCATCAAGATGTATACCGACGAACCCCAGGTCCTGCGCATCGAGGCCCAGGGCGAGGGGGAGGTGCGGGCGGCCGACATCATCACGCCGCCGGACGTGGAGATCGTCAACGGCGATCACCTGATCGCCACGCTGGAACCCGACGGCCGGCTCTTCATGGAAATGACGGTGCAGAGGGGCCGCGGTTACGTGCCGGCCGACCGCAACAAGGACCCCGACCGCAGCATCGGGGTGATTCCCGTCGATTCCATCTTCACGCCCATCCGCAAGGTGAACTTCCAGGTGGAGAACACCCGGGTGGGGAAGGTGACGGATTACGACCGTTTGACCCTGGAGGTCTGGACCAACGGCACCATCGCGCCCGATGAGGCGGCCAGCCAGGCGGCCCAGATCCTGACGGATCACCTGGCCCTGTTCCTCACCCTGACCGACCAGGCGCGGGGCACCGGGACGGCCGTCGAGAAGGAAGACGATGCCCGCGCCAAGCTGCTGGAGATGAGCATCGACGAGCTGGATCTGTCGGTGCGCTCCTACAACTGCCTGAAGCGGGCGGGCATCAACACCATCGGCGAGCTGGTGGAGAAGACCCCCGAGGACATGATGCGGGTGCGCAACCTTGGCAAGAAGTCGCTGGAGGAAGTGGAGGAGAAGCTGGCTGCCCTGGGGCTGTCGCTGAAGCAGCCTGAGGACTGA
- the rplQ gene encoding 50S ribosomal protein L17 gives MAHKSRLNRPTDQRQALVRNLVTSLFIHERIETTETRAREAQRLAEHLITLARRGDLHARRQALAVLYDKQVVKKLFDVIGPRYSDRAGGYTRVLKLEPRRGDGAPMALLELV, from the coding sequence ATGGCCCACAAATCCCGGTTGAACCGGCCCACGGACCAGCGCCAGGCCCTGGTCCGGAACCTGGTGACGTCGCTGTTCATCCACGAGCGCATCGAGACCACCGAAACCCGGGCCCGGGAGGCCCAGCGGCTGGCCGAGCACCTGATCACCCTGGCCCGCCGCGGCGACCTTCATGCCCGGCGCCAGGCGCTGGCGGTGCTCTACGACAAGCAGGTGGTCAAGAAGCTGTTTGACGTCATCGGACCGCGCTACAGCGACCGGGCCGGCGGCTACACCCGCGTCCTGAAGCTGGAGCCGCGCCGGGGCGACGGCGCGCCCATGGCGCTTCTGGAGCTGGTGTGA